One Scophthalmus maximus strain ysfricsl-2021 chromosome 9, ASM2237912v1, whole genome shotgun sequence genomic region harbors:
- the kctd12b gene encoding BTB/POZ domain-containing protein KCTD12b: MALPDSSISVEEVPFPEIVELNVGGQVYITRYSTLTSVPESLLWEMFSRKSAKGLARDTKGRFFVDRDGFLFRYILDYMRDQQLVLPDHFPERGRLQREAEFFNLPELVKLLAPKISKQNSLGDEGCQSDPEDSSPGIDTARNLGSLGAAAAACASLVPGAMDGKRSGFITIGYRGSYTLGRDSHTDAKFRRVARIMVCGKTSLAKEVFGETLNDSRDPDRPPERYTSRYYLKFTFLEQAFDKLADAGFHMVACNSTGTCAFAHEQTDDKIWTSYTEYVFYRE, translated from the coding sequence ATGGCTTTACCAGATAGTAGCATTTCCGTGGAGGAAGTACCCTTCCCAGAGATTGTAGAGCTCAATGTGGGCGGACAGGTGTACATCACCCGCTACTCTACCCTCACGAGTGTACCAGAGTCTCTGCTATGGGAGATGTTCAGTCGAAAGTCAGCCAAAGGTCTGGCCCGGGACACCAAGGGGCGCTTCTTTGTGGACCGTGATGGTTTCCTGTTCCGTTACATCTTGGACTACATGCGGGACCAGCAGCTGGTTCTTCCTGACCACTTCCCCGAGCGAGGGCGTCTGCAGAGGGAGGCTGAGTTCTTCAATCTGCCGGAGCTCGTCAAGCTACTTGCGCCCAAAATCAGCAAGCAGAACTCGCTGGGCGACGAGGGATGTCAGAGCGACCCAGAGGACTCCTCGCCTGGGATTGACACGGCCCGTAACCTCGGCTCCCTGGGTGCTGCGGCTGCTGCCTGTGCCAGCCTGGTGCCCGGTGCCATGGATGGCAAACGGTCCGGGTTCATCACCATTGGCTACCGGGGCTCGTACACCCTGGGCCGCGACAGCCACACCGATGCCAAATTCCGCCGGGTGGCACGAATCATGGTGTGTGGGAAGACCTCCCTGGCCAAAGAGGTATTTGGGGAGACGCTTAACGACAGCCGTGACCCCGACCGCCCCCCTGAGCGCTACACATCCCGCTACTATCTCAAGTTCACCTTTCTGGAGCAGGCTTTTGACAAGCTGGCTGACGCAGGCTTCCACATGGTGGCCTGTAACTCCACAGGAACCTGCGCCTTTGCCCATGAGCAGACGGACGACAAGATCTGGACCAGCTACACTGAATATGTGTTCTACCGTGAGTGA
- the znf711 gene encoding zinc finger protein 711: MDQGGGVLELHTQELKMPHAMIMQDFVAGMGGLAHIDGEHIVVSVPEGMLLSDVMTDEGILLEHGLEVEGLETHVVHGLETEVVEGLETEVVESLHADVDVLDEEGLQTHVVELEAQVVEDLEGEVEIEGLEAQVVEGLETEVDVEDLEAHVVEGLEEEVEVEGLEAEVVEGLEVDVESLQSQGVEAHEMSNEDMVTSEHSVIMPDNILGTEVAIEETLDHHHHHHHVLTSDLIQDSNHHHDDMPDQVFVAELLSEHQDNTLDHQLVSEGLMVTEDGSETIIHEQLPTEAVTLQTDEDDDARSSSEDYLMISLDEVGEKLDIGDTPLEISTEVMEDKESKEEDGSEVIKVYIFKAEADDDLGGTEVITEDDYQNGHPDLEAASSGRLGVGRDKMVYMAVKNHPKEEEDDDEDDTDEDDDDDISITIDQVKNGAATPFLQIREGLGANRTLKPKAKRKKKGDARQCQTAVIIGPDGMPLTVYPCHLCGKKFRSRGFLKCHMKNHPNHLLKKKYQCTDCDFTTNKKVSFHNHLESHKLLSHNSERSPEYTEYTRRYHESSPLGSDKLIVKDREPKLHHCKYCDYETAEQGLLNRHLLAVHSKNFAHVCVECAKGFRHPSELKKHMRTHTGEKPYHCPHCEFRCADQSNLKTHIKSKHGADLPFKCSHCPQAYADARELQRHIEMVQGHKTHQCPHCEHKSTNSSDLKRHIISVHTKDFPHQCDVCEKGFHRPSELKKHAETHKGNKLHQCRHCNFNAPDTFTLSRHILSLHTKDLPFKCKRCRRGFRQPAELKKHMKTHSGRKVYQCQYCEYNSTDASGFKRHVISIHTKDYPHRCDYCTKGFRRPSEKSQHIARHHKDMLM, from the exons ATGGATCAAGGAGGAGGGGTGTTGGAGCTACACACTCAGGAGCTAAAGATGCCCCACGCTATGATCATGCAAGACTTTG TTGCAGGCATGGGAGGTCTGGCTCACATTGATGGGGAGCACATTGTGGTGTCTGTGCCCGAGGGTATGCTTCTCTCTGATGTGATGACGGATGAAGGCATCCTCCTGGAGCATGGGCTTGAGGTGGAGGGCCTGGAGACTCATGTGGTTCATGGCCTTGAGACAGAGGTGGTTGAAGGACTGGAGACCGAAGTGGTGGAGAGCTTACATGCAGATGTGGATGTCTTGGATGAAGAAGGCCTACAGACACATGTTGTAGAGCTGGAGGCTCAGGTTGTCGAGGACCTAGAGGGTGAGGTAGAGATTGAGGGTCTTGAGGCACAAGTAGTGGAGGGCCTGGAAACTGAGGTAGATGTTGAGGACCTAGAAGCTCATGTGGTTGAGGGCCTTGAGGAGGAGGTAGAAGTGGAGGGTTTAGAAGCTGAGGTTGTTGAAGGTCTGGAGGTTGATGTGGAAAGTCTGCAGTCTCAAGGGGTCGAGGCCCATGAAATGTCCAATGAAGACATGGTGACCTCAGAACACAGTGTGATCATGCCTGATAATATCCTGGGGACAGAGGTTGCAATAGAAGAAACTCtggaccaccaccaccaccaccaccacgtccTTACCTCAGACCTCATCCAGGACTCAAACCACCACCACGATGACATGCCAGACCAGGTGTTTGTGGCAGAGCTTCTGTCGGAGCACCAGGACAACACCCTGGACCACCAGCTGGTGTCAGAAGGCCTGATGGTGACAGAGGACGGCTCAGAGACCATAATCCACGAACAGCTGCCAACTGAGGCTGTTACCCTGCAGacagatgaggatgatgatgcaaGAAGCAGCTCTGAGGATTACCTCATGATCTCCT TGGATGAGGTGGGAGAAAAGTTGGACATAGGAGACACTCCCCTTGAGATCAGCACTGAGGTAATGGAAGATAAGGAATCCAAAGAGGAGGACGGATCTGAGGTCATCAaagtatacatttttaaagctgaAGCAGACGACGATTTAG gTGGAACAGAGGTAATAACAGAAGATGACTACCAGAATGGCCATCCTGACCTGGAAGCTGCCTCATCAGGCAGACTGGGAGTTGGCCGCGACAAGATGGTCTACATGGCAGTCAAGAATCAtcctaaagaagaagaagacgatgatgaggatgacaccgatgaggatgatgatgatgacatca gtatTACCATTGATCAGGTGAAGAATGGAGCAGCTACACCATTTCTACAAATCCGAGAGGGGCTGGGTGCCAACCGTACCCTAAAACCCAAAGctaagagaaagaagaaaggagatgCACGACAGTGTCAGACTG ctgttaTCATTGGACCAGATGGTATGCCTTTGACTGTCTACCCCTGCCACTTATGTGGAAAGAAGTTTCGCTCACGAGGCTTCTTAAAATGCCACATGAAGAACCACCCGAACCATCTGCTAAAGAAGAAGTACCAGTGTACAGACTGCGACTTCACTACCAACAAGAAGGTCAGTTTCCACAACCATTTGGAGAGTCACAAGCTGCTGAGTCACAACAGTGAGCGGTCTCCAGAATACACTGAGTACACACGGCGCTACCACGAATCCAGCCCCCTGGGCTCTGACAAGCTCATCGTCAAGGACCGCGAGCCCAAACTGCATCACTGCAAGTACTGCGATTATGAGACGGCAGAGCAGGGCCTTCTCAACCGTCACCTGCTGGCCGTGCACAGTAAGAACtttgcacacgtgtgtgtcGAGTGCGCCAAAGGCTTCCGCCATCCATCAGAGCTGAAGAAACACATGCGGAcccacacaggtgagaagccgTACCACTGCCCGCACTGCGAGTTCCGCTGTGCAGATCAGTCCAATCTAAAGACTCACATCAAGAGCAAGCATGGCGCTGATCTGCCTTTCAAGTGCAGCCACTGTCCCCAAGCCTATGCTGACGCTCGTGAACTCCAGCGTCACATAGAGATGGTGCAAGGCCACAAGACCCACCAGTGCCCACACTGTGAGCACAAGAGCACCAACTCCAGTGACCTGAAGCGGCACATTATCTCTGTTCACACCAAGGACTTTCCCCAtcagtgtgacgtgtgtgagAAAGGCTTTCACAGGCCCTCTGAGTTGAAGAAACATGCGGAGACACACAAGGGAAACAAGCTGCACCAGTGCCGGCATTGTAACTTCAACGCCCCCGACACCTTCACCCTGAGCCGCCATATTTTGTCCTTACATACGAAGGACCTCCCTTTTAAGTGCAAGCGCTGCCGGCGAGGCTTCAGGCAGCCCGCTGAGCTGAAGAAgcacatgaagacacacagtGGTAGAAAGGTTTATCAGTGCCAGTATTGTGAGTATAACAGTACGGACGCTTCTGGCTTCAAACGCCATGTCATCTCCATTCACACCAAGGACTACCCCCACCGCTGCGACTACTGCACCAAGGGCTTTAGGAGGCCTTCTGAGAAGAGCCAGCACATAGCCAGGCACCACAAAGACATGTTGATGTAA
- the zgc:66447 gene encoding SLAIN motif-containing protein-like isoform X1, giving the protein MVVPDSASLVPLPDNGAPTGLTESSKSGCEEEEEEEEGGRDPAGVELEEVRKLQELVRRLEVQNETLRNRGSKTIIHRGASDPTAAANINERLTSPRLRLEHSFELSPPQDSSSASSSEEMSPLPVNNRLQGDEEEEDRGPRGGFLTLTCSNGAGESPGQSQTPESPSQESYESETLAGSDSGVDQTALDEVDVLDLEDECAEVEDEDSWLYVSPKKQVAEPGPESPLKWCRQVLDHRSPETEMACRTLINRLDQSATRWRNMYSSPSAEGGSAGSGLISPGYHKSTNKSLLTCGSSGVTNMQSALSSQSSIDSELSTSDDSISMGYKLQDLTDVQIMARLQEESLRQDYASSSATASRRSSTASLQSLRRGGTYSDQEFDTYSLEDEEDEFCSTPQGRNRFTPSPLGSPRCLSPSTSNHGQEYSSRLGAPRTRTPRRSLQGPSAELLKFAKSEEELRHSMPNLAPRTSLRSLEAVRNSRSMEANLQSSGNRMSHLTHSPSTGVACSRLRSNGLSPLSLRTPVKAVAPVGSLTPGRQPSRGLPVIQGPSAGGGRRVQSPGSGNGGAYIPGRASGGAGRHAGAQGQAGPTASTRSKLLQPPRRSLGVTRISDESWKDGCY; this is encoded by the exons ATGGTGGTCCCGGACAGTGCCAGCCTGGTCCCCCTGCCCGACAATGGCGCTCCCACTGGCCTCACGGAGAGCTCCAAGTCCGggtgcgaggaggaggaggaggaggaggagggggggcgagaCCCGGCAggggtggagctggaggaggtccGCAAGCTGCAGGAGCTCGTTCGCAGGCTGGAGGTCCAGAACGAGACCCTGCGCAACAGGGGGAGCAAGACCATCATCCACAGAGGCGCCAGCGACCCCACAGCTGCTGCCAACATCAACGAGAGGCTGACCAGCCCTCGCCTCAGGTTGGAGCACAGCTTCGAGCTGTCCCCCCCACAGGACAGCAGCAGCGccagcagcagcgaggagatGTCCCCGCTGCCCGTGAACAACAGGCTgcagggggacgaggaggaggaggaccggggTCCGCGCGGCGGCTTTCTCACCTTGACCTGCAGCAACGGAGCGGGGGAGAGCCCGGGCCAAAGCCAGACACCAGAGAGCCCCTCTCAGGAGAGTTATGAGTCAGAGACGCTGGCAGGGAGCGACTCGGGGGTGGACCAAACTGCGCTGGATGAAGTGGACGTCCTAGATTTGGAGGATGAGTGTGCAGaagtggaggatgaggacagcTG gtTATACGTGTCGCCTAAAAAGCAAGTAGCAGAACCGGGCCCAGAGTCTCCTTTGAAATGGTGTCGGCAGGTTCTTGACCACCGAAGCCCAGAGACAGAAATGGCCTGTCGGACCCTGATCAACCGTTTGGACCAGT CAGCGACTCGGTGGAGGAATATGTACAGCAGCCCATCAGCGGAGGGAGGCTCGGCAGGCTCAGGCCTGATCTCTCCTGGGTACCACAAATCGACTAACAAATCCCTACTAACCTGTGGCAGCTCAG GGGTCACAAACATGCAATCGGCCCTGAGCTCCCAGTCCTCTATTGACAGTGAGCTCAGCACATCGGATGACTCCATCTCTATGGGCTACAAGCTGCAGGATCTCACTGATGTCCAGATCATGGCTCGCCTCCAGGAAGAGA GTCTCAGGCAGGATTACGCTTCCAGCTCAGCGACTGCATCGCGCCGCAGCTCCACAGCATCACTGCAGTCCCTGCGCCGGGGTGGCACCTACAGCGATCAAGAATTTGACACTTACAGCCtggaagacgaggaggatgagTTCTGCTCCACGCCCCAGGGACGGAATCGCTTCACCCCCTCGCCCTTAGGCTCACCCCGGTGcctgtctccctccacctccaaccACGGTCAGGAATACAGCAGCCGACTCGGGGCCCCACGCACAAGAACACCCAGACGATCTCTCCAGGGACCCAGTGCAGAGCTGCTTAAATTTGCAAAGAGTGAAG AGGAGTTGAGGCACAGCATGCCTAATCTGGCCCCCCGCACCAGCCTACGTTCCCTGGAGGCAGTCAGAAACAGTCGCAGCATGGAGGCTAACCTCCAGAGCTCTGGCAACCGCATGTCCCACCTGACTCACTCCCCCTCCACAG GTGTGGCTTGTAGTCGGCTGCGTAGCAATGGCCTGTCTCCACTCTCCTTGCGGACACCAGTTAAAGCTGTCGCTCCAGTGGGCTCATTGACACCGGGCCGTCAGCCTTCAAGAGGTCTGCCTGTCATCCAAGGGCCGTCTGCAGGGGGGGGCCGCAGGGTCCAGTCCCCAGGGTCTGGCAATGGTGGAGCCTACATACCTGGGAGGGCCTCAGGCGGGGCAGGTAGACATGCTGGGGCCCAAGGACAGGCTGGGCCAACAGCATCCACCAGGAGTAAACTTTTACAGCCCCccagaag GTCTTTGGGTGTGACTAGAATCTCAGATGAATCCTGGAAAGATGGCTGCTACTGA
- the zgc:66447 gene encoding SLAIN motif-containing protein-like isoform X2, whose product MVVPDSASLVPLPDNGAPTGLTESSKSGCEEEEEEEEGGRDPAGVELEEVRKLQELVRRLEVQNETLRNRGSKTIIHRGASDPTAAANINERLTSPRLRLEHSFELSPPQDSSSASSSEEMSPLPVNNRLQGDEEEEDRGPRGGFLTLTCSNGAGESPGQSQTPESPSQESYESETLAGSDSGVDQTALDEVDVLDLEDECAEVEDEDSWLYVSPKKQVAEPGPESPLKWCRQVLDHRSPETEMACRTLINRLDQSTRWRNMYSSPSAEGGSAGSGLISPGYHKSTNKSLLTCGSSGVTNMQSALSSQSSIDSELSTSDDSISMGYKLQDLTDVQIMARLQEESLRQDYASSSATASRRSSTASLQSLRRGGTYSDQEFDTYSLEDEEDEFCSTPQGRNRFTPSPLGSPRCLSPSTSNHGQEYSSRLGAPRTRTPRRSLQGPSAELLKFAKSEEELRHSMPNLAPRTSLRSLEAVRNSRSMEANLQSSGNRMSHLTHSPSTGVACSRLRSNGLSPLSLRTPVKAVAPVGSLTPGRQPSRGLPVIQGPSAGGGRRVQSPGSGNGGAYIPGRASGGAGRHAGAQGQAGPTASTRSKLLQPPRRSLGVTRISDESWKDGCY is encoded by the exons ATGGTGGTCCCGGACAGTGCCAGCCTGGTCCCCCTGCCCGACAATGGCGCTCCCACTGGCCTCACGGAGAGCTCCAAGTCCGggtgcgaggaggaggaggaggaggaggagggggggcgagaCCCGGCAggggtggagctggaggaggtccGCAAGCTGCAGGAGCTCGTTCGCAGGCTGGAGGTCCAGAACGAGACCCTGCGCAACAGGGGGAGCAAGACCATCATCCACAGAGGCGCCAGCGACCCCACAGCTGCTGCCAACATCAACGAGAGGCTGACCAGCCCTCGCCTCAGGTTGGAGCACAGCTTCGAGCTGTCCCCCCCACAGGACAGCAGCAGCGccagcagcagcgaggagatGTCCCCGCTGCCCGTGAACAACAGGCTgcagggggacgaggaggaggaggaccggggTCCGCGCGGCGGCTTTCTCACCTTGACCTGCAGCAACGGAGCGGGGGAGAGCCCGGGCCAAAGCCAGACACCAGAGAGCCCCTCTCAGGAGAGTTATGAGTCAGAGACGCTGGCAGGGAGCGACTCGGGGGTGGACCAAACTGCGCTGGATGAAGTGGACGTCCTAGATTTGGAGGATGAGTGTGCAGaagtggaggatgaggacagcTG gtTATACGTGTCGCCTAAAAAGCAAGTAGCAGAACCGGGCCCAGAGTCTCCTTTGAAATGGTGTCGGCAGGTTCTTGACCACCGAAGCCCAGAGACAGAAATGGCCTGTCGGACCCTGATCAACCGTTTGGACCAGT CGACTCGGTGGAGGAATATGTACAGCAGCCCATCAGCGGAGGGAGGCTCGGCAGGCTCAGGCCTGATCTCTCCTGGGTACCACAAATCGACTAACAAATCCCTACTAACCTGTGGCAGCTCAG GGGTCACAAACATGCAATCGGCCCTGAGCTCCCAGTCCTCTATTGACAGTGAGCTCAGCACATCGGATGACTCCATCTCTATGGGCTACAAGCTGCAGGATCTCACTGATGTCCAGATCATGGCTCGCCTCCAGGAAGAGA GTCTCAGGCAGGATTACGCTTCCAGCTCAGCGACTGCATCGCGCCGCAGCTCCACAGCATCACTGCAGTCCCTGCGCCGGGGTGGCACCTACAGCGATCAAGAATTTGACACTTACAGCCtggaagacgaggaggatgagTTCTGCTCCACGCCCCAGGGACGGAATCGCTTCACCCCCTCGCCCTTAGGCTCACCCCGGTGcctgtctccctccacctccaaccACGGTCAGGAATACAGCAGCCGACTCGGGGCCCCACGCACAAGAACACCCAGACGATCTCTCCAGGGACCCAGTGCAGAGCTGCTTAAATTTGCAAAGAGTGAAG AGGAGTTGAGGCACAGCATGCCTAATCTGGCCCCCCGCACCAGCCTACGTTCCCTGGAGGCAGTCAGAAACAGTCGCAGCATGGAGGCTAACCTCCAGAGCTCTGGCAACCGCATGTCCCACCTGACTCACTCCCCCTCCACAG GTGTGGCTTGTAGTCGGCTGCGTAGCAATGGCCTGTCTCCACTCTCCTTGCGGACACCAGTTAAAGCTGTCGCTCCAGTGGGCTCATTGACACCGGGCCGTCAGCCTTCAAGAGGTCTGCCTGTCATCCAAGGGCCGTCTGCAGGGGGGGGCCGCAGGGTCCAGTCCCCAGGGTCTGGCAATGGTGGAGCCTACATACCTGGGAGGGCCTCAGGCGGGGCAGGTAGACATGCTGGGGCCCAAGGACAGGCTGGGCCAACAGCATCCACCAGGAGTAAACTTTTACAGCCCCccagaag GTCTTTGGGTGTGACTAGAATCTCAGATGAATCCTGGAAAGATGGCTGCTACTGA